A single Lolium perenne isolate Kyuss_39 chromosome 6, Kyuss_2.0, whole genome shotgun sequence DNA region contains:
- the LOC127322138 gene encoding uncharacterized protein has translation MAASLRHLWNSWSIQILVLLSLKLQIALFLFAGIRRRGAHYLPRFLLWFAYQLADYTATYALGHLSIRGARPIVAFWASFLLLHLGGPDNITAYSLEDSKLWKRHLLSAFLQILGAVYVLYEHVASTAASLQLASLLMFAVGAVKYGERTRALMRGNLDSIRGSVKKQPPAIHRHFHPQDKVFKGGELDEESLVRRAHSLFHICKRAIVDYPVIEDDSQGQDTTTTMVVGVKMWRLMETELSLMYDMLYTKAAVIHTWFGYTVRLVSPVAIVASLLLFKLTSKDAHRSADVVITYVLYGGALFMETTSLLNALGSSWTFAFLSTTRWRWLRYAALCNERWDRLRWSVAYLHHLVSIGGRSRYKSRRWSCMIGQYNMLHLCTRSESALLGRLAQVVGLGLNEWWNRGHYSWIIEMPDHVKDRISQHMNKVYTEGVAINSLGMLRNRWGEEPLIRKELLQGILKDSLGVEFQECVIMWHIGTDVFLAKSEGSIAADDEEASLDVEAIKVISNYMMFLLVEQPDMLPGLSQNRLYQRTCENLVNTRRSTYHRHNNDPSFCAKLKNLFRLQDDHASKSRVTDREELAKTIYDEYESKGFSHDSPRLPYVVKLAKQLLTMEENGTADSVKLVLDVWTDILVYASNKCSRKAHAEKLNSGGELTTILWLMAEHFYQIYLDKLIKKAKNNSS, from the coding sequence ATGGCTGCTTCGCTGCGACATCTCTGGAACAGCTGGTCCATTCAGATCCTGGTGCTCCTTAGCCTGAAGCTCCAGATCGCTCTCTTCCTCTTCGCCGGGATCCGCAGACGCGGAGCCCATTATCTGCCGCGGTTTCTGCTCTGGTTCGCCTACCAGCTGGCCGACTACACAGCGACGTACGCGCTGGGCCACCTCTCCATCAGGGGCGCACGCCCCATCGTCGCATTCTGGGCGTCATTCCTCCTGCTGCACCTCGGAGGCCCGGACAACATCACCGCTTACTCTCTGGAGGACAGCAAGCTCTGGAAGCGCCATCTGCTGTCTGCCTTTCTCCAGATCCTGGGAGCGGTGTATGTCCTCTACGAGCACGTCGCGAGCACGGCGGCCTCGCTCCAGCTTGCCTCCTTGTTGATGTTCGCTGTCGGCGCCGTCAAGTACGGGGAGAGGACTAGGGCACTTATGCGCGGAAACCTCGACAGCATCCGAGGCTCCGTGAAGAAGCAACCACCTGCCATTCATAGACACTTCCACCCTCAGGATAAAGTGTTCAAGGGGGGAGAGTTGGACGAGGAGTCCCTTGTGCGGCGAGCCCACTCGCTGTTCCACATCTGCAAGCGCGCCATAGTTGACTATCCGGTGATCGAGGATGATTCACAGGGCCAAGATACAACCACCACAATGGTGGTCGGGGTCAAGATGTGGAGATTGATGGAGACGGAGCTCTCCCTCATGTACGACATGCTGTACACCAAGGCAGCGGTCATCCACACCTGGTTCGGCTACACGGTACGTCTCGTCTCGCCGGTCGCCATTGTCGCCTCACTGCTGCTGTTTAAGCTCACTAGCAAGGATGCCCACCGCAGTGCTGACGTTGTGATCACCTACGTCTTGTATGGTGGCGCTTTGTTCATGGAGACGACGTCTCTGCTGAACGCGCTAGGCTCCTCTTGGACATTTGCGTTTCTGAGTACCACCAGATGGCGCTGGCTTCGATACGCAGCTCTGTGCAACGAAAGATGGGACCGACTCAGGTGGTCCGTTGCGTATCTTCATCATCTGGTCAGCATAGGAGGACGAAGCCGGTACAAATCAAGGAGGTGGTCATGCATGATAGGGCAGTACAACATGCTGCACTTGTGCACTCGTTCTGAGAGTGCTCTGCTCGGCAGGCTGGCACAGGTGGTGGGACTGGGACTCAATGAATGGTGGAATAGGGGGCATTACTCGTGGATCATTGAGATGCCGGACCATGTCAAGGATCGTATTTCTCAACATATGAACAAAGTTTACACGGAAGGGGTTGCGATCAACTCGTTGGGCATGCTCAGGAACAGGTGGGGCGAGGAGCCATTGATTCGCAAGGAGCTGCTGCAAGGCATACTCAAGGATTCGCTTGGCGTTGAGTTCCAGGAGTGCGTCATCATGTGGCACATCGGCACCGACGTTTTCCTCGCCAAGAGCGAGGGCTCCATTGCGGCGGACGACGAGGAGGCATCGCTCGATGTGGAGGCCATCAAGGTGATATCCAACTACATGATGTTCCTCCTCGTGGAACAACCTGACATGCTGCCAGGCCTTTCCCAGAACAGGCTCTACCAACGAACCTGCGAGAATCTGGTCAACACTAGACGATCGACTTATCATAGGCACAACAACGACCCGAGCTTCTGTGCCAAGCTCAAGAATCTCTTCCGCCTGCAGGATGACCACGCTTCAAAGTCCAGGGTCACCGACAGAGAGGAGCTCGCGAAAACCATATATGATGAGTACGAGAGCAAAGGATTCAGCCACGATTCTCCTCGACTCCCTTATGTAGTTAAACTTGCCAAGCAGCTGCTAACGATGGAGGAAAATGGCACTGCTGACTCGGTGAAACTCGTCCTTGATGTGTGGACGGATATCCTTGTCTACGCAAGCAACAAATGCAGCAGGAAGGCCCATGCCGAGAAGCTAAATAGTGGCGGTGAGTTGACAACCATCCTGTGGCTTATGGCAGAACATTTCTACCAAATTTATCTGGACAAGCTTATTAAAAAAGCGAAAAATAACTCATCGTGA